One region of Candidatus Thiopontia autotrophica genomic DNA includes:
- a CDS encoding MFS transporter, protein MTTALTYRSLYKRLSSFYLFYFATLGVLIPYWGPYLESLGFSIREIGELTAILAATKIVAPNIWGWWADRRGEHLSIVRFASLASIVAFAGVFIGSGYWWLALVIALFSFFWNASLPQFEAVTLNHLGEKVERYSSIRLWGSVGFIVTVAILGPMLEWYSVSLVPVALMILMVGIWVSSLSVPTVPDPEHGHGHLSLKNVLRRPVVAALLAVAFLNQAAHGTYYTFYTLYMESFGYDKGLIGLLWAVGVGVEVAVFMVMSRWMVRFGERNLLLISLFLGAIRWLVIAFFPESLGLMFVAQSIHAASFGIIHAVSIHMVHDLFRGKLQGRGQALYSSISFGAGGVVGSLLGGVVWTTMGSSSIFLFSTILTALAFVVTWRWIR, encoded by the coding sequence GTGACTACTGCTCTTACATATAGATCTCTATACAAGAGACTATCCAGTTTTTACCTGTTCTATTTTGCCACTCTGGGGGTTTTGATCCCCTATTGGGGGCCATATCTGGAGAGTCTTGGTTTCTCTATTCGTGAGATTGGAGAGCTGACAGCAATTCTGGCAGCAACCAAGATTGTGGCACCAAATATCTGGGGATGGTGGGCTGACAGAAGGGGAGAACATCTATCAATAGTCCGTTTTGCTTCGTTGGCATCAATTGTTGCTTTCGCAGGGGTCTTTATTGGTAGTGGCTACTGGTGGCTGGCACTGGTAATTGCCCTATTCAGTTTTTTCTGGAATGCCTCACTACCGCAGTTCGAGGCGGTGACGCTGAACCATCTTGGAGAGAAGGTAGAGCGTTATTCCTCGATCAGACTTTGGGGGTCGGTTGGTTTCATCGTTACAGTAGCGATACTGGGACCAATGCTTGAGTGGTATAGCGTGAGTCTGGTGCCGGTTGCGCTGATGATCCTGATGGTGGGAATCTGGGTTAGTAGTCTGTCCGTTCCGACAGTTCCAGATCCAGAGCATGGCCATGGACATCTATCTCTGAAAAATGTACTGCGTCGCCCGGTAGTGGCGGCGTTGCTGGCAGTTGCCTTTCTCAACCAGGCAGCACATGGAACCTACTACACCTTCTATACCCTCTACATGGAGTCATTTGGTTATGACAAGGGGCTGATCGGTCTGCTCTGGGCGGTTGGGGTTGGGGTCGAGGTGGCGGTTTTTATGGTGATGTCGCGCTGGATGGTTCGCTTCGGGGAGCGTAACCTGTTATTGATCAGTCTGTTCCTGGGGGCTATTCGGTGGCTTGTGATCGCGTTTTTCCCCGAAAGTCTGGGTTTGATGTTTGTGGCGCAGAGTATCCACGCCGCCAGTTTCGGCATCATCCATGCGGTCTCCATTCACATGGTGCATGATCTGTTTCGTGGAAAATTGCAGGGAAGGGGGCAGGCTCTCTACTCCAGCATCAGTTTTGGGGCTGGTGGTGTGGTTGGTAGTCTGCTGGGCGGTGTGGTCTGGACGACAATGGGTTCATCATCGATCTTTCTGTTCTCAACCATACTTACAGCGCTTGCATTTGTTGTGACCTGGCGCTGGATTCGCTAG
- the aroC gene encoding chorismate synthase, translating into MSGNSLGKLFTVTTFGESHGAALGCIVDGCPPGVEISEAELQKDLDLRKPGTSRHTTQRKESDKVEILSGVFEGKTTGTPIGLLIRNEDQRSKDYSGIADRFRPGHADYTYNQKYGGFRDYRGGGRSSARETAMRVAAGGVAKAVLKAQFGVEIHGYLSQIGPIKVEDLDWDQVHQNPFFSPDSSKVAEMEAYMDELRREGNSIGARINVVAAGMPPGWGEPVFDRLDADIAHAMMSINAVKGVEIGAGFDSVEQKGTEHRDEMTPDGFKSNNAGGILGGISSGQDILVSMALKPTSSLRIPADTINNAGDPVEIVTEGRHDPCVGIRATPIAEAMLAIVLLDHALRQRSQNGAAHSDTPVI; encoded by the coding sequence ATGTCTGGAAATTCGCTTGGAAAACTTTTTACTGTCACTACGTTTGGTGAGAGCCATGGTGCAGCACTGGGTTGTATTGTGGATGGCTGTCCTCCGGGGGTCGAGATTTCAGAGGCTGAACTGCAAAAAGATCTTGACCTGAGAAAGCCTGGAACATCTCGTCATACTACTCAACGCAAGGAGTCTGACAAGGTAGAGATACTCTCTGGGGTGTTTGAGGGAAAAACCACGGGAACCCCTATCGGATTACTGATTCGCAATGAGGATCAACGCTCGAAGGATTACTCCGGTATCGCCGACCGCTTTCGTCCTGGCCATGCGGACTATACCTATAATCAGAAATATGGTGGTTTTCGTGACTATCGTGGCGGAGGCAGATCATCTGCCCGAGAGACTGCAATGCGGGTTGCTGCAGGGGGGGTTGCAAAGGCTGTTCTAAAGGCCCAGTTTGGGGTCGAGATTCATGGCTATCTATCCCAGATTGGCCCCATAAAGGTTGAGGATCTGGATTGGGATCAGGTTCATCAGAATCCTTTTTTCTCTCCAGACAGCAGCAAGGTTGCCGAAATGGAGGCCTATATGGATGAGTTGCGCAGAGAGGGAAACTCTATTGGTGCCCGCATCAATGTGGTTGCTGCCGGTATGCCTCCCGGTTGGGGGGAGCCTGTATTTGATCGCCTCGATGCTGATATCGCCCATGCAATGATGAGTATTAATGCAGTAAAGGGGGTTGAGATCGGTGCAGGATTTGACTCTGTTGAGCAGAAGGGTACAGAGCACCGTGATGAGATGACACCAGATGGGTTCAAGAGTAATAATGCAGGTGGAATTTTGGGTGGGATTTCATCCGGTCAGGATATTCTGGTCTCTATGGCGCTCAAGCCGACCTCCAGTCTGCGGATTCCGGCAGATACCATCAATAATGCTGGAGATCCTGTTGAGATAGTAACAGAGGGCAGACATGATCCGTGTGTAGGGATTCGTGCGACCCCAATTGCCGAGGCAATGCTAGCGATTGTTTTGCTTGACCATGCACTGCGTCAGCGAAGCCAGAATGGAGCTGCACATTCAGATACGCCTGTAATCTGA